The following are encoded together in the Fundulus heteroclitus isolate FHET01 chromosome 19, MU-UCD_Fhet_4.1, whole genome shotgun sequence genome:
- the atg9a gene encoding autophagy-related protein 9A isoform X2, which yields MAHFETEYQRLEASYSDSPPGEENLLMHVPEGSKSQWHHIENLDLFFQRVYNLHQKNGFTCMLLGEIFELVQLLFVVGFTVFLANCVDYDVLFANKFVNHTDSSKVTLPDAILPMDVCSAHIRDNTFVIFLLIISGVFWLHRLVKFLYNVCCYWEIRSFYINALKMTMSELPYVTWQEVQARIIEIQKEHQICIHKKELTELDIYHRILRFKNYMVAMVNKSLLPVRFRLPALGDSVFYTRGLKYNFELIFFWGPGSLFENEWSLKPEYKRGGNRLELADRLASRILWIGVANLLLCPVILVWQILYAFFSYTEVIKREPGSLGARCWSLYGRCYLRHFNELDHELMSRLSKGYKAASKYMNCFLSPLLTVVAKNVAFFAGSLLAVLIALTIYDEDVLAVEHVLSSITLLGVCITVCRSFIPDKHMVFCPEQLLRVILAHIHYMPDHWQGNAHRYETRDQFSQLFQYKAVFILEELLSPVVTPIILIFCLRRKSLEIIDFFRNFTVEVVGVGDTCSFAQMDVRQHGHPAWMSEGKTEASIYQQAEDGKTELSLMHFAITNPHWQPPRETTHFISQLKERVHREAAGASSDTHPLSLSESEPRSLVANILAGPSTLASVHFACDSSLTNSGVPEMPGGAAALRSLSPISGSLHLRGSLSAAHRASGFTGRTMTGSGTDARTVSSGSSAWEGQLTSLVLSEYASTEMSIHALYMHELHKQQSRGDLSRHTWHRQESDESSDSIPDEVRSEPNARSRHVPRSHTFPTTLTSPGAGSASAASGQSSSQRRHSGPAADPFGAGAAKVVRTPLVPMGGWAEDGKASSRHQEPLQEETSEDELPPHIQKVT from the exons ATGGCGCACTTTGAGACCGAGTACCAGCGCCTGGAGGCGTCCTACAGCGACTCTCCTCCTGGCGAGGAGAACCTGCTGATGCACGTGCCTGAGGGAAGCAAAT ccCAGTGGCACCACATAGAAAACCTGGACTTGTTTTTTCAAAGa GTCTATAACCTGCACCAGAAGAATGGCTTCACCTGCATGCTGCTGGGAGAGATCTTTGAGCTGGT acagctgctgtttgTGGTCGGTTTCACAGTTTTTCTGGCCAACTGCGTGGATTATGACGTCCTCTTCGCCAACAAGTTTGTAAATCACACAGATTCATCCAAAGTCACGTTACCGGATGCGATCCTCCCAATGGATGTCTGCAGCGCCCA TATCAGAGACAACACGTTTGTGATATTTCTGCTGATCATCTCGGGGGTGTTCTGGCTCCATCGACTGGTCAAATTCCTCTACAACGTCTGCTGTTACTGGGAGATCAGATCCTTCTACATCAACGCCCTGAAGATGACCATG TCAGAGCTCCCGTACGTGACGTGGCAGGAAGTTCAGGCCAGGATCATCGAGATCCAGAAGGAGCACCAGATCTGCATTCATAAGAAAGAGCTGACGGAGCTCGACATCTACCACCGCATCCTCCGCTTTAAGAACTACATG gttgctatggtgaacAAGTCCCTCCTTCCCGTGCGGTTTCGGCTCCCCGCGCTCGGAGACTCTGTGTTTTACACCCGGGGACTCAAGTACAACTTTGAGCTCATCTTCTTTTGGGGACCAG GCTCCCTCTTTGAGAACGAGTGGAGCCTGAAGCCAGAGTACAAGAGAGGCGGTAACAGGCTGGAGCTCGCCGACAGGCTGGCCTCTCGCATCCTGTGGATCGGCGTTGCCAACCTGCTCCTGTGTCCGGTCATCCTGGTGTGGCAGATTCTGTACGCCTTCTTTAGCTACACTGAG GTAATCAAGCGAGAGCCCGGATCTCTGGGGGCAAGGTGCTGGTCGCTTTATGGTCGATGTTACCTGCGTCATTTCAACGAGCTGGACCATGAGCTCATGTCCCGCCTCAGTAAAGGATACAAG GCTGCATCCAAGTACATGAACTGCTTCCTTTCTCCACTGCTGACGGTGGTTGCCAAGAACGTGGCGTTCTTCGCCGGCTCCCTCTTGGCCGTTCTCATCGCCCTGACCATCTACGACGAGGACGTTCTGGCGGTGGAACATGTTCTCTCGTCCATCACGCTGCTCGGAGTCTGCATCACAGTCTGTCG gtcatttattcctgatAAACACATGGTGTTCTGTCCTGAGCAGCTGCTGCGGGTCATCCTGGCCCACATCCACTACATGCCTGACCACTGGCAGGGCAATGCGCACCGATACGAGACCCGAGACCAGTTCTCCCAGCTCTTTCAGTACAAGGCT GTATTTATTCTCGAGGAGCTGCTGAGTCCCGTGGTGACTCCCATCATTCTCATCTTCTGCTTGCGGAGGAAGTCCCTGGAGATCATTGATTTCTTCAGGAATTTCACGGTGGAGGTGGTTGGGGTGGGCGACACCTGCTCTTTCGCCCAGATGGACGTCAGGCAGCATGGACACCCCGCG TGGATGTCGGAGGGGAAGACGGAGGCCTCCATCTACCAGCAGGCCGAGGACGGGAAAACGGAGTTGTCGCTGATGCACTTCGCCATCACCAACCCGCACTGGCAGCCCCCGCGGGAGACGACGCACTTCATCAGCCAGCTGAAGGAGAGAGTCCACAGGGAGGCTGCGGGGGCCTCCTCTGACACACATCCGCTCTCCTTGTCAGAGTCTGAA CCGAGGAGTCTTGTTGCGAACATCCTGGCGGGCCCCTCCACCCTGGCGTCCGTCCATTTTGCCTGCGACAGCTCTTTGACCAACAGCGGCGTTCCTGAAATGCCCGGTGGCGCCGCCGCCTTGCGCTCTCTCTCGCCGATCAGCGGCAGCCTTCACCTGAGAGGCAGTCTGAGCGCGGCTCACAGAGCGAGCGGCTTCACCGGTAGAACGATGACGGGGTCGGG AACTGATGCCCGAACTGTGAGCTCAGGCAGCAGCGCCTGGGAGGGTCAGCTTACGAGTCTAGTCCTGTCAGAGTACGCCTCCACCGAAATGAGCATTCACGCTCTTTACATGCACGAG CTCCACAAGCAGCAGTCCCGCGGCGACCTGTCGCGTCACACGTGGCACCGGCAGGAGAGCGACGAAAGCAGCGACAGCATCCCCGACGAAGTGCGCAGCGAGCCCAACGCCCGCTCCCGACACGTCCCGCGCTCGCACACCTTCCCGACCACGCTGACGAGTCCCGGTGCCGGGTCCGCCTCAGCCGCCAGCGGC CAGAGCAGCAGTCAGAGGCGCCACAGTGGACCCGCCGCAG
- the atg9a gene encoding autophagy-related protein 9A isoform X1, protein MAHFETEYQRLEASYSDSPPGEENLLMHVPEGSKSQWHHIENLDLFFQRVYNLHQKNGFTCMLLGEIFELVQLLFVVGFTVFLANCVDYDVLFANKFVNHTDSSKVTLPDAILPMDVCSAHIRDNTFVIFLLIISGVFWLHRLVKFLYNVCCYWEIRSFYINALKMTMSELPYVTWQEVQARIIEIQKEHQICIHKKELTELDIYHRILRFKNYMVAMVNKSLLPVRFRLPALGDSVFYTRGLKYNFELIFFWGPGSLFENEWSLKPEYKRGGNRLELADRLASRILWIGVANLLLCPVILVWQILYAFFSYTEVIKREPGSLGARCWSLYGRCYLRHFNELDHELMSRLSKGYKAASKYMNCFLSPLLTVVAKNVAFFAGSLLAVLIALTIYDEDVLAVEHVLSSITLLGVCITVCRSFIPDKHMVFCPEQLLRVILAHIHYMPDHWQGNAHRYETRDQFSQLFQYKAVFILEELLSPVVTPIILIFCLRRKSLEIIDFFRNFTVEVVGVGDTCSFAQMDVRQHGHPAWMSEGKTEASIYQQAEDGKTELSLMHFAITNPHWQPPRETTHFISQLKERVHREAAGASSDTHPLSLSESEPRSLVANILAGPSTLASVHFACDSSLTNSGVPEMPGGAAALRSLSPISGSLHLRGSLSAAHRASGFTGRTMTGSGTDARTVSSGSSAWEGQLTSLVLSEYASTEMSIHALYMHELHKQQSRGDLSRHTWHRQESDESSDSIPDEVRSEPNARSRHVPRSHTFPTTLTSPGAGSASAASGTAAGRDGAGPQSSSQRRHSGPAADPFGAGAAKVVRTPLVPMGGWAEDGKASSRHQEPLQEETSEDELPPHIQKVT, encoded by the exons ATGGCGCACTTTGAGACCGAGTACCAGCGCCTGGAGGCGTCCTACAGCGACTCTCCTCCTGGCGAGGAGAACCTGCTGATGCACGTGCCTGAGGGAAGCAAAT ccCAGTGGCACCACATAGAAAACCTGGACTTGTTTTTTCAAAGa GTCTATAACCTGCACCAGAAGAATGGCTTCACCTGCATGCTGCTGGGAGAGATCTTTGAGCTGGT acagctgctgtttgTGGTCGGTTTCACAGTTTTTCTGGCCAACTGCGTGGATTATGACGTCCTCTTCGCCAACAAGTTTGTAAATCACACAGATTCATCCAAAGTCACGTTACCGGATGCGATCCTCCCAATGGATGTCTGCAGCGCCCA TATCAGAGACAACACGTTTGTGATATTTCTGCTGATCATCTCGGGGGTGTTCTGGCTCCATCGACTGGTCAAATTCCTCTACAACGTCTGCTGTTACTGGGAGATCAGATCCTTCTACATCAACGCCCTGAAGATGACCATG TCAGAGCTCCCGTACGTGACGTGGCAGGAAGTTCAGGCCAGGATCATCGAGATCCAGAAGGAGCACCAGATCTGCATTCATAAGAAAGAGCTGACGGAGCTCGACATCTACCACCGCATCCTCCGCTTTAAGAACTACATG gttgctatggtgaacAAGTCCCTCCTTCCCGTGCGGTTTCGGCTCCCCGCGCTCGGAGACTCTGTGTTTTACACCCGGGGACTCAAGTACAACTTTGAGCTCATCTTCTTTTGGGGACCAG GCTCCCTCTTTGAGAACGAGTGGAGCCTGAAGCCAGAGTACAAGAGAGGCGGTAACAGGCTGGAGCTCGCCGACAGGCTGGCCTCTCGCATCCTGTGGATCGGCGTTGCCAACCTGCTCCTGTGTCCGGTCATCCTGGTGTGGCAGATTCTGTACGCCTTCTTTAGCTACACTGAG GTAATCAAGCGAGAGCCCGGATCTCTGGGGGCAAGGTGCTGGTCGCTTTATGGTCGATGTTACCTGCGTCATTTCAACGAGCTGGACCATGAGCTCATGTCCCGCCTCAGTAAAGGATACAAG GCTGCATCCAAGTACATGAACTGCTTCCTTTCTCCACTGCTGACGGTGGTTGCCAAGAACGTGGCGTTCTTCGCCGGCTCCCTCTTGGCCGTTCTCATCGCCCTGACCATCTACGACGAGGACGTTCTGGCGGTGGAACATGTTCTCTCGTCCATCACGCTGCTCGGAGTCTGCATCACAGTCTGTCG gtcatttattcctgatAAACACATGGTGTTCTGTCCTGAGCAGCTGCTGCGGGTCATCCTGGCCCACATCCACTACATGCCTGACCACTGGCAGGGCAATGCGCACCGATACGAGACCCGAGACCAGTTCTCCCAGCTCTTTCAGTACAAGGCT GTATTTATTCTCGAGGAGCTGCTGAGTCCCGTGGTGACTCCCATCATTCTCATCTTCTGCTTGCGGAGGAAGTCCCTGGAGATCATTGATTTCTTCAGGAATTTCACGGTGGAGGTGGTTGGGGTGGGCGACACCTGCTCTTTCGCCCAGATGGACGTCAGGCAGCATGGACACCCCGCG TGGATGTCGGAGGGGAAGACGGAGGCCTCCATCTACCAGCAGGCCGAGGACGGGAAAACGGAGTTGTCGCTGATGCACTTCGCCATCACCAACCCGCACTGGCAGCCCCCGCGGGAGACGACGCACTTCATCAGCCAGCTGAAGGAGAGAGTCCACAGGGAGGCTGCGGGGGCCTCCTCTGACACACATCCGCTCTCCTTGTCAGAGTCTGAA CCGAGGAGTCTTGTTGCGAACATCCTGGCGGGCCCCTCCACCCTGGCGTCCGTCCATTTTGCCTGCGACAGCTCTTTGACCAACAGCGGCGTTCCTGAAATGCCCGGTGGCGCCGCCGCCTTGCGCTCTCTCTCGCCGATCAGCGGCAGCCTTCACCTGAGAGGCAGTCTGAGCGCGGCTCACAGAGCGAGCGGCTTCACCGGTAGAACGATGACGGGGTCGGG AACTGATGCCCGAACTGTGAGCTCAGGCAGCAGCGCCTGGGAGGGTCAGCTTACGAGTCTAGTCCTGTCAGAGTACGCCTCCACCGAAATGAGCATTCACGCTCTTTACATGCACGAG CTCCACAAGCAGCAGTCCCGCGGCGACCTGTCGCGTCACACGTGGCACCGGCAGGAGAGCGACGAAAGCAGCGACAGCATCCCCGACGAAGTGCGCAGCGAGCCCAACGCCCGCTCCCGACACGTCCCGCGCTCGCACACCTTCCCGACCACGCTGACGAGTCCCGGTGCCGGGTCCGCCTCAGCCGCCAGCGGCACCGCCGCGGGCCGGGATGGGGCGGGGCCACAGAGCAGCAGTCAGAGGCGCCACAGTGGACCCGCCGCAG